From a single Bacillus sp. NEB1478 genomic region:
- the sigW gene encoding RNA polymerase sigma factor SigW codes for MDALIANMVAQVKKGDQEAFEGIVDLFKDKIYRHCFRMVGNGHEAEDLAQETFLKAYRNIDKYNNDFKFSTWIFRIATNLCIDRLRKKKPDYYLDAEVPGTEGANMYSQLAVEDPLPEEVVTENERKNELQQEIMKLPEKYRTAIILKYVEDLSLEEISQIMDIPVPTVKTRIHRGREALKKVFQMVVKTR; via the coding sequence ATGGATGCCTTAATAGCGAATATGGTTGCCCAAGTGAAAAAAGGGGACCAAGAAGCGTTTGAAGGCATTGTCGACCTTTTTAAAGATAAAATATACCGGCATTGTTTCCGGATGGTCGGCAATGGACATGAAGCAGAAGATTTAGCACAAGAAACTTTTTTAAAAGCTTACCGTAATATTGATAAATACAATAACGATTTTAAATTTTCAACTTGGATCTTTAGAATTGCAACAAACTTATGCATCGACCGATTAAGGAAAAAGAAGCCTGATTATTATTTAGATGCAGAAGTTCCGGGGACAGAAGGGGCGAACATGTATAGCCAGCTTGCTGTTGAAGATCCACTGCCTGAAGAGGTTGTAACCGAGAATGAACGCAAAAACGAATTGCAGCAAGAGATTATGAAATTACCTGAAAAATATCGGACAGCAATCATACTCAAATATGTAGAAGATCTATCATTAGAGGAAATAAGCCAGATCATGGATATTCCAGTTCCGACTGTAAAAACCCGTATACATCGAGGACGGGAAGCATTAAAAAAAGTATTCCAAATGGTTGTAAAAACGAGGTGA
- a CDS encoding aspartyl-phosphate phosphatase Spo0E family protein has product MYRDVLIEQIEHSRQQMNELSKHLPLIAEEVVELSQEIDQLLNQYQRINDTINDKEKLLP; this is encoded by the coding sequence ATGTATAGAGATGTATTAATTGAACAAATTGAACACTCCCGGCAGCAGATGAATGAGTTATCAAAACATCTTCCTTTAATTGCGGAGGAAGTTGTTGAACTCTCTCAAGAAATCGATCAACTACTCAATCAGTACCAAAGAATCAACGATACTATAAATGATAAAGAAAAGTTGCTCCCGTAA
- the rocF gene encoding arginase, whose translation MKKDITMIGVPVDLGQMRRGVDMGPSAIRYAGIVERLENLHYRVEDMGNIEIALPEKQDTANDGKLKNLNGVIEASEKLSEAVSGVIKSNKFPLVLGGDHSIAIGTLAGVSKHYKNLGVIWYDAHGDLNTADTSPSGNIHGMPLAASIGIGHEKLTNISGYAPKIKPENIVIIGARSLDEGERELIKEKGIRVYTMHEIDRLGMTKVMEEAIEYLSHTDGVHLSLDLDGLDPHDAPGVGTPVLGGISYRESHLAMEMLAEAEIITSAEFVEVNPILDEKNKTATVAVALMGSLFGEKLL comes from the coding sequence ATGAAGAAAGATATAACAATGATCGGTGTTCCAGTGGATTTAGGACAAATGCGCCGCGGTGTGGATATGGGACCAAGTGCCATCAGATATGCGGGGATTGTAGAGCGATTAGAAAACCTTCATTATAGAGTTGAAGATATGGGGAATATTGAAATCGCACTTCCTGAAAAACAGGATACAGCGAACGATGGAAAATTAAAAAACTTAAACGGTGTAATTGAGGCGAGTGAAAAACTTTCAGAAGCCGTTTCAGGAGTAATAAAATCAAATAAATTTCCACTCGTTTTAGGTGGAGATCATAGTATAGCTATCGGTACTTTAGCTGGGGTATCTAAGCATTATAAAAACCTTGGGGTAATCTGGTATGATGCCCATGGTGATTTGAATACGGCAGATACTTCTCCAAGCGGAAATATTCATGGTATGCCATTGGCGGCGAGTATAGGAATTGGCCATGAAAAGCTAACGAATATTAGCGGCTATGCTCCTAAAATTAAGCCTGAAAATATTGTAATTATCGGTGCGCGTTCTCTTGATGAAGGAGAAAGAGAACTCATTAAGGAAAAAGGCATTAGAGTATATACGATGCATGAAATTGATCGTCTTGGTATGACCAAAGTTATGGAAGAGGCGATTGAATACCTATCACATACAGATGGTGTTCATTTGAGCTTAGATCTTGATGGATTGGATCCTCATGATGCTCCAGGCGTAGGGACTCCTGTTCTTGGAGGAATTAGTTACAGAGAGAGTCATTTGGCTATGGAGATGCTTGCTGAAGCAGAAATTATTACTTCTGCTGAATTTGTAGAAGTAAATCCAATTCTCGATGAGAAAAACAAAACGGCTACAGTTGCTGTAGCTTTAATGGGATCTTTATTTGGTGAAAAACTTTTATAA
- the pdaB gene encoding polysaccharide deacetylase family sporulation protein PdaB — protein MKFFYVINGKKLKQYMVVVFAAFFAASLAFVGQQQLSVFSSKDGPRAIYKGEDKGNKVALTFDISWGDKRVTPILDVLKKNGIKNCTFFLSAAWAERHPEIVERIVKDGHEVASLGYQYKSYTEWEDKQIKRDILLAQEKIKKVSGKTTSLLRPPNGNFDDRVLNISEDLHHTVVHWSIDTKDWKNPGVNKIVETATDGTKAGDIILLHASDSVKQTHLALPHIIEKLKTDGFKLVSVSEMIANTAANTKEVN, from the coding sequence ATGAAATTTTTTTATGTTATTAACGGCAAGAAACTTAAACAATACATGGTCGTTGTATTTGCAGCATTCTTTGCTGCCTCCCTCGCCTTTGTAGGACAGCAGCAGTTATCCGTTTTTTCATCAAAAGATGGACCGCGTGCGATCTATAAAGGAGAAGATAAGGGAAATAAAGTGGCTTTGACGTTTGACATTAGCTGGGGTGATAAACGGGTTACTCCAATATTGGATGTACTCAAAAAGAATGGCATAAAAAACTGTACATTCTTCTTATCCGCAGCATGGGCGGAACGTCACCCTGAAATTGTAGAACGAATTGTAAAAGATGGTCATGAAGTGGCGAGTCTGGGCTATCAATATAAAAGCTATACAGAATGGGAAGATAAGCAGATTAAACGTGATATTCTTCTAGCTCAAGAAAAAATCAAAAAGGTTTCTGGAAAGACCACTTCTCTTCTTCGTCCGCCTAACGGAAATTTTGATGATCGCGTTTTAAACATTTCTGAGGACCTGCATCATACAGTTGTGCACTGGAGCATTGATACGAAAGACTGGAAAAACCCTGGTGTAAATAAAATCGTGGAAACTGCTACAGACGGAACAAAAGCTGGAGATATTATTTTGTTACATGCATCCGATTCTGTTAAACAAACTCATTTAGCTCTGCCGCATATTATTGAAAAATTAAAAACGGATGGATTTAAACTTGTAAGTGTCAGTGAAATGATTGCAAACACAGCAGCAAATACGAAGGAAGTTAATTAA
- a CDS encoding KinB-signaling pathway activation protein: protein MKIKSWLFLFFTTLIIGIIGAIVVGLFLKLPEGGSFLDFFLYILGLIGFGALFSVFSQMGFFAYLTVHRFGLGIFKSHGLWNGVQLLLIAVVLFDLFYLRYSSFHKEGESILNYIAIPLLLLAYGMIVAFLKVKQTNNVAFIPTLFFITVVTVLEWVPVLKENNTLSLWMAFIPLILCNTYQILMLHRLLQSNQKKPLAS from the coding sequence GTGAAAATCAAAAGTTGGCTCTTTTTATTCTTTACTACACTCATCATTGGTATTATTGGTGCCATTGTAGTAGGTCTTTTCTTAAAATTGCCAGAAGGCGGCAGCTTTTTAGACTTTTTCTTATATATCCTTGGGTTAATCGGTTTTGGAGCTCTATTCAGTGTTTTTAGTCAAATGGGCTTTTTCGCGTATTTAACCGTTCATCGTTTTGGTTTGGGGATCTTTAAAAGCCACGGTCTTTGGAATGGTGTGCAACTTTTATTAATAGCAGTCGTATTGTTTGATTTGTTTTATTTAAGATATTCTTCTTTTCATAAAGAAGGGGAAAGTATTCTCAATTATATTGCCATTCCACTGCTTCTTTTAGCATATGGCATGATTGTTGCTTTCTTAAAAGTAAAACAAACGAACAATGTCGCATTTATTCCAACACTGTTCTTTATCACAGTAGTTACGGTTCTGGAGTGGGTGCCGGTTTTAAAAGAGAACAATACGTTATCTTTATGGATGGCATTTATTCCTTTGATCTTATGTAATACGTATCAAATATTGATGCTGCACAGATTGCTGCAATCTAATCAAAAAAAGCCTCTCGCTTCTTAA
- the gerD gene encoding spore germination lipoprotein GerD translates to MKKLYMFFFCIILAGSLTGCAQNTAQGSSQMDYQTQKKMLVDLLKTDEGKKAIKEVLSDKEIQQEMLVDQEVIKQTIEKQLLSEKGEKFWQKQFKDPKFSAAFAKSMRKEHEKLMKELIKDPQYQAEVMKIMQNPQMAQKLLSLVDTQPVRKEMKKVMLETFNSPIVQAQIQEMLKKVAHDEIDQSISKKEKEASAKKSEQSTQ, encoded by the coding sequence TTGAAAAAACTTTATATGTTCTTTTTTTGCATCATTCTAGCCGGCAGTCTTACTGGCTGTGCTCAAAATACAGCACAAGGCAGTTCCCAGATGGATTACCAAACACAAAAGAAAATGCTCGTTGACTTGCTGAAAACAGATGAAGGAAAAAAAGCCATCAAAGAAGTATTATCCGATAAAGAAATTCAGCAAGAAATGTTAGTTGATCAAGAAGTAATTAAACAGACGATTGAAAAGCAGCTTCTTTCTGAAAAAGGAGAAAAGTTTTGGCAAAAGCAGTTTAAAGACCCTAAGTTTTCAGCAGCATTTGCTAAAAGTATGCGGAAAGAACATGAAAAACTGATGAAAGAACTAATAAAAGATCCTCAATATCAAGCTGAGGTTATGAAGATCATGCAAAATCCTCAAATGGCTCAAAAATTGTTATCGCTTGTTGATACACAGCCTGTAAGGAAAGAAATGAAAAAAGTAATGCTTGAAACATTCAACAGCCCAATCGTTCAAGCTCAAATACAAGAAATGCTTAAAAAAGTGGCACATGATGAAATTGATCAGTCCATTTCAAAAAAGGAAAAAGAAGCTTCTGCTAAGAAAAGCGAACAAAGTACACAATAA
- a CDS encoding Mrp/NBP35 family ATP-binding protein codes for MLTEEKVIELLGSIIDPYLHKSVVDSGSIREIKIKEGYVGLKLALAHTGTPEQMQLQQQIVQVLKNAGVESVGLRFEKREDIQTGEQQETPQQPGTPSLLSGNSKTEFIAIASGKGGVGKSTVSVNLAVALARLGKKVGLIDADIYGFSVPDMMGIQERPKVKGDRIFPVERFGVKVISMAFFVEDNAPVIWRGPMLGKMLMNFFSEVEWGDLDYVLLDLPPGTGDVALDVHKMLPSCKEIIVTTPHATAAFVAARAGTMAIKTNHQVLGIVENMSYFQSETTGEKEYVFGKDGGMRLAEELKVPLLGQIPLGQPKVDEEDFAPSVYERTHPIGEHYINIAKSVIEKTK; via the coding sequence GTGCTTACAGAAGAAAAAGTCATTGAGCTACTAGGTTCTATTATAGATCCTTATTTACATAAAAGTGTTGTGGACTCCGGAAGCATTAGAGAAATAAAGATCAAAGAAGGATATGTCGGATTAAAACTAGCCCTTGCTCATACAGGTACACCTGAACAAATGCAGCTGCAGCAGCAAATTGTACAAGTACTAAAAAATGCAGGAGTAGAATCAGTCGGTCTTCGTTTTGAGAAAAGAGAAGATATTCAAACAGGCGAACAACAAGAAACACCGCAGCAGCCAGGAACTCCTTCACTTCTTTCAGGAAACAGCAAGACCGAGTTTATTGCGATCGCGAGTGGAAAAGGCGGAGTAGGGAAATCTACTGTCTCTGTTAACTTGGCGGTAGCTCTTGCTCGTTTAGGCAAGAAGGTAGGACTGATTGACGCTGATATTTACGGGTTCAGTGTTCCTGATATGATGGGAATTCAAGAACGCCCGAAAGTTAAAGGCGATCGCATTTTTCCTGTTGAACGATTTGGGGTAAAAGTGATTTCGATGGCATTTTTCGTGGAAGATAATGCCCCTGTCATTTGGCGCGGACCGATGCTAGGAAAGATGCTAATGAACTTCTTCAGCGAAGTCGAGTGGGGCGACTTAGATTATGTGCTTCTAGATCTGCCTCCTGGAACTGGTGATGTTGCATTAGATGTTCATAAGATGCTTCCGAGCTGTAAAGAAATCATTGTTACTACACCGCATGCAACTGCAGCATTTGTTGCAGCGCGAGCGGGTACAATGGCAATTAAGACGAACCATCAAGTACTCGGTATCGTAGAGAACATGTCTTATTTCCAAAGTGAAACAACAGGGGAAAAAGAATATGTATTCGGTAAAGATGGCGGGATGCGTTTAGCGGAAGAATTAAAAGTTCCATTGCTTGGCCAGATTCCTCTAGGTCAGCCTAAAGTGGACGAAGAAGACTTCGCACCGAGTGTTTATGAACGAACACACCCAATTGGTGAGCATTATATTAACATCGCTAAATCAGTTATTGAAAAGACAAAATAA
- the cwlD gene encoding N-acetylmuramoyl-L-alanine amidase CwlD: protein MKKWVKWASLALGCAVLIFIFTYHFLDNDSWRSWNLPLSGKIIVIDPGHGGADGGAVGDGEVLEKEIALNISMMLRDYLQEAGAFVIMTRESDKDLAEKGTKKLRHRKYEDLKARKKIINNNDADLFISIHLNSLPSSRWRGAQVFYHPGREEGEGVSKFIQDEIKRNLENTNRLAKSIEGLYLLRTAEIPGALVEVGFLSNPSERELLKTKSYQRKVAASIYQGMLRYYTNETPPE from the coding sequence ATGAAGAAATGGGTGAAGTGGGCATCACTTGCGCTAGGGTGTGCAGTACTGATTTTTATTTTCACCTATCATTTTTTAGATAATGATTCTTGGCGATCTTGGAACCTGCCGTTATCCGGAAAAATCATCGTAATCGATCCAGGTCATGGGGGTGCTGATGGAGGCGCCGTTGGTGACGGTGAAGTACTTGAAAAAGAAATTGCATTGAATATCTCCATGATGCTTCGTGATTATTTACAGGAAGCTGGAGCATTCGTAATTATGACACGAGAATCAGATAAGGACTTAGCTGAAAAAGGTACGAAAAAATTAAGACATCGCAAGTATGAAGACTTGAAAGCACGCAAAAAAATCATAAACAATAATGATGCGGACTTATTTATCAGTATTCATTTAAATTCACTGCCATCCTCCAGATGGAGAGGGGCGCAAGTTTTTTACCACCCTGGAAGAGAAGAAGGGGAAGGGGTATCTAAATTTATCCAAGATGAAATAAAAAGAAATCTTGAAAACACAAACCGTCTGGCAAAGTCGATTGAAGGGCTATATTTACTGAGGACAGCTGAAATACCCGGTGCATTAGTTGAAGTCGGCTTCTTATCAAATCCTAGTGAGCGCGAATTGCTAAAAACAAAATCGTATCAAAGGAAAGTAGCAGCTTCTATTTATCAAGGAATGCTCAGATATTATACAAATGAAACTCCTCCTGAATGA
- a CDS encoding DUF2521 family protein has product MAIVLNNFREKQRFKKENFERKVLRDLSLPNIKKEFQRLFQPFFEYSLLYQNDIEDACIDMAIDAYLLGAGYSRFAYHGETLEKIKDRSYDKQKALADGLFEYWQFWCWGTEMMMESLHLCCEAYIHVWWMEGYRNGEKRYRMKLH; this is encoded by the coding sequence GTGGCTATCGTTTTAAACAATTTCAGAGAAAAACAACGTTTTAAAAAAGAAAATTTTGAACGAAAAGTTCTACGGGACTTATCATTGCCTAACATAAAAAAAGAATTCCAACGGTTATTTCAACCGTTCTTTGAATACTCATTGCTTTACCAAAATGATATCGAGGATGCTTGTATTGATATGGCGATTGACGCTTATCTGCTTGGAGCGGGTTATAGCCGATTTGCTTATCACGGAGAGACATTGGAAAAAATTAAAGACCGTTCATATGATAAACAAAAAGCACTTGCCGACGGCTTATTTGAATATTGGCAATTTTGGTGCTGGGGAACTGAGATGATGATGGAATCACTTCATCTTTGCTGTGAAGCTTATATCCATGTTTGGTGGATGGAAGGCTATCGAAATGGTGAAAAACGCTACAGAATGAAACTTCATTAA
- the rpsI gene encoding 30S ribosomal protein S9, translating into MAQVQYYGTGRRKHSVARVRLVPGEGRIVINGRDIDEFFGLETLKLIVKQPLNTTETNGKYDVLVTVHGGGYTGQAGAIRHGISRALLEADPEYRGSLKAAGFLTRDARMKERKKYGLKGARRAPQFSKR; encoded by the coding sequence GTGGCACAAGTACAATATTATGGCACTGGACGTCGTAAGCACTCCGTTGCACGTGTACGATTAGTTCCTGGTGAAGGCCGTATCGTTATCAACGGACGTGACATAGACGAATTTTTCGGATTAGAAACATTAAAGCTTATCGTTAAGCAACCACTTAACACAACAGAAACTAACGGCAAATATGACGTATTAGTAACTGTTCACGGTGGTGGATACACTGGACAAGCGGGAGCTATCCGTCACGGGATTTCTCGTGCGCTTCTTGAAGCAGATCCTGAGTACCGCGGATCACTTAAAGCAGCTGGATTCCTTACTCGTGACGCTCGTATGAAAGAGCGTAAGAAGTACGGACTTAAAGGCGCTCGTCGTGCACCTCAGTTCTCAAAACGTTAA
- the rplM gene encoding 50S ribosomal protein L13, with protein sequence MRTTFMAKASEVERKWFVIDAEGKTLGRLSSEVASILRGKHKPIYTPHVDTGDHVIIINAEKIELTGKKLTDKIYYRHTGHPGGLRTRTALEMRTTRPVQMLELAIKGMLPKNSLGRQMFKKLHVYAGAEHNNQAQKPENYELRG encoded by the coding sequence ATGCGTACGACTTTCATGGCGAAAGCTTCTGAAGTAGAACGTAAATGGTTTGTGATCGACGCTGAAGGCAAGACTCTAGGACGTCTTTCTAGTGAAGTTGCTTCTATCCTTCGCGGTAAGCATAAGCCTATTTATACACCACACGTTGACACTGGTGATCACGTGATCATCATCAACGCGGAAAAGATCGAATTAACAGGTAAGAAATTAACAGACAAAATTTATTACCGCCACACGGGTCACCCAGGTGGACTTCGTACGAGAACTGCATTAGAAATGCGTACAACTCGTCCGGTCCAAATGCTTGAGCTAGCAATCAAAGGTATGCTTCCTAAGAACAGCCTTGGTCGCCAAATGTTCAAAAAGCTTCACGTTTATGCTGGAGCTGAGCACAATAACCAAGCACAAAAACCTGAGAACTACGAATTACGCGGTTAA
- the truA gene encoding tRNA pseudouridine(38-40) synthase TruA → MARMKVTVAYDGTDFAGYQIQPIGRTVQGSVQAVLKKIHKGEFVPTSASGRTDAGVHAIGQVIHFDTDMDIPASGWQRGLNAMLPKDIQVRDVEEVDETFHARFSSVSKEYHYKLLTGHQPDIFRRNHAFYFPYRLNRDDIRMGCEQFLGTHDFTSFSSVKTHVTDKVRTIYELSLIEDGDDLTFIIKGSGFLYNMVRIIVGTLLDVGQGRKRPEDITTIIQRKDRAFASKTAPAHGLYLHQVNYE, encoded by the coding sequence ATGGCTCGTATGAAAGTAACGGTAGCATATGACGGTACAGACTTTGCCGGCTACCAGATACAGCCTATCGGAAGAACGGTGCAAGGCTCCGTTCAAGCGGTACTAAAAAAGATACACAAAGGAGAATTTGTCCCAACTTCAGCTTCAGGCAGAACTGATGCAGGAGTACATGCCATTGGACAAGTTATTCATTTTGATACAGATATGGATATACCTGCTTCTGGATGGCAAAGAGGTTTAAATGCCATGCTTCCAAAGGATATTCAAGTGAGAGACGTTGAGGAAGTAGACGAGACGTTTCATGCCCGTTTTTCATCCGTAAGCAAAGAATATCATTACAAGCTGCTTACAGGTCATCAGCCAGATATCTTTAGAAGAAATCACGCCTTTTATTTTCCATATCGATTAAATAGGGATGATATTAGAATGGGATGCGAACAATTTTTAGGTACTCATGATTTCACTTCGTTTTCATCTGTAAAAACACATGTAACGGATAAAGTGAGAACGATCTATGAATTATCATTGATTGAAGATGGTGATGACCTGACCTTTATAATTAAAGGAAGCGGCTTTTTATACAACATGGTGAGAATCATTGTAGGTACTCTGCTGGATGTGGGACAAGGAAGAAAAAGACCAGAAGATATAACAACAATCATTCAGCGCAAAGATAGAGCATTTGCAAGCAAAACAGCACCTGCTCATGGCCTTTATTTGCATCAAGTGAATTACGAGTAG
- a CDS encoding energy-coupling factor transporter transmembrane protein EcfT — MLQNIIIGQYYPAESPLHKMDSRSKLTAAFVYLFIVFLANNWLTYGLLAVFTIFTITASKVPMRFLYKGLKPILILVVFTMLLHIFLTKEGDLLYKTGWLEIYSGGIKQGVFIAMRLLLLVMMTSLLTLTTTPIDITDGLENLLGPLKKWKLPVHEFALMMSISLRFIPTLLQETEKIMKAQMARGADFTTGSLKERAKAFVPLLVPLFVSSFKRAEELALAMEARGYRGGEGRTRLRALEWNKRDTIALLLLALLTTFLILLRS; from the coding sequence ATGCTGCAAAACATTATTATCGGTCAATATTACCCTGCGGAATCCCCTCTGCACAAGATGGATTCCCGTTCGAAACTGACCGCAGCTTTTGTGTACCTGTTCATCGTTTTTTTGGCGAATAACTGGCTGACTTATGGATTGCTGGCTGTTTTTACGATCTTTACGATAACGGCTTCTAAAGTCCCTATGCGATTCCTGTATAAAGGGCTGAAGCCGATTTTGATTCTGGTCGTTTTTACGATGCTGCTGCATATTTTTTTAACAAAAGAAGGCGATTTGTTATACAAGACTGGATGGCTTGAAATCTATTCAGGCGGAATTAAGCAAGGTGTTTTTATTGCGATGAGGCTTTTATTGCTCGTAATGATGACATCACTGTTAACGCTGACAACAACGCCAATTGATATAACAGATGGTCTCGAGAATTTACTTGGTCCATTAAAAAAGTGGAAACTTCCTGTTCATGAATTTGCTTTGATGATGTCGATTTCACTTCGTTTCATTCCTACACTGCTGCAGGAAACTGAGAAAATCATGAAGGCACAGATGGCAAGGGGAGCCGATTTCACAACAGGTTCACTAAAAGAAAGAGCGAAAGCGTTCGTTCCATTGCTTGTTCCTTTGTTTGTATCTTCCTTTAAACGTGCAGAAGAACTGGCGCTTGCAATGGAAGCGCGCGGTTATCGCGGGGGTGAAGGAAGAACAAGGCTGAGAGCGCTCGAATGGAATAAAAGGGATACAATTGCTTTATTGCTGCTAGCCCTTTTGACAACCTTCCTCATTTTATTACGCAGTTAA
- a CDS encoding energy-coupling factor ABC transporter ATP-binding protein, whose amino-acid sequence MEISIKQLQHLYMQGTPFERRALQDVTLHIADGTFFALIGHTGSGKSTLIQHLNGLLKPSSGSVQLGETLIKAGGKKQNLKPLRRKAGIVFQYPEHQLFEETVEKDIMFGPRNFGVSEAEAKNTASNVIEMVGLPQTVLSKSPFDLSGGQMRRVAIAGVLAMNPEVLILDEPTAGLDPAGRVEIMELFYRLHQTNKLTTVLVTHSMEDASKYADEIAVMHKGELYLHGNPSEIFSQREALQRVGLDVPETVQFLVKWNELSGQNLSLNEFTIEELAKRISETLKKRGN is encoded by the coding sequence ATGGAAATTAGCATAAAACAACTTCAGCATCTATATATGCAAGGAACACCGTTTGAAAGACGTGCTCTTCAAGATGTTACACTCCATATAGCTGACGGTACGTTCTTCGCCCTGATCGGACATACCGGTTCTGGTAAATCTACATTGATCCAGCATCTGAACGGCCTTTTGAAACCATCATCAGGTTCTGTCCAATTAGGTGAGACGTTAATTAAGGCAGGCGGAAAAAAGCAAAACTTAAAACCTCTTAGAAGGAAAGCCGGTATTGTTTTTCAATATCCGGAACATCAGCTGTTCGAAGAGACGGTGGAAAAGGATATCATGTTCGGACCGCGGAATTTCGGCGTTTCAGAAGCGGAAGCGAAAAACACAGCATCAAATGTTATCGAAATGGTGGGATTGCCGCAAACGGTATTAAGTAAATCACCATTCGACCTCAGCGGAGGACAAATGCGGAGAGTAGCAATTGCTGGTGTATTAGCTATGAATCCTGAAGTCTTAATTCTTGATGAACCTACTGCAGGATTGGATCCAGCTGGCCGCGTGGAAATTATGGAGTTGTTTTACCGGCTCCATCAAACAAACAAATTAACGACGGTTCTCGTAACACACAGTATGGAAGATGCGTCCAAATACGCTGATGAAATTGCTGTTATGCACAAAGGTGAACTTTACCTGCATGGCAATCCTAGTGAAATCTTCAGCCAGAGAGAAGCACTGCAAAGAGTCGGTCTGGATGTACCGGAAACAGTTCAATTTTTAGTGAAATGGAATGAATTATCAGGTCAAAACCTCTCTCTAAATGAGTTTACAATCGAGGAACTGGCTAAGCGCATAAGTGAAACCCTGAAGAAGAGGGGGAATTGA
- a CDS encoding energy-coupling factor ABC transporter ATP-binding protein → MENIISVKDVTFLYPGEENTTLKNVSLDVNQGEWLSIVGHNGSGKSTLAKLLNGLLLPNEGAVIVSGKYSTMSYDDIWEVRRQVGMVFQNPDNQFVGTSVQDDIAFGLENFGVPREEMIKRIDESVHRVGMEAFLNQEPHQLSGGQKQRVAIAGILAQKPSVIILDEATSMLDPIGRIEVMQTVRELNEKEGITVISITHDLEEALSADRVVVMKMGEKAAEGKPEDIFQQRKLLVSAGLDLPFSLKLSEALLQEGVELDKSYLTQEELVNAIWKLA, encoded by the coding sequence ATGGAAAACATCATTTCAGTTAAAGATGTGACCTTTTTATATCCAGGAGAAGAGAATACCACACTGAAAAATGTCAGTTTGGATGTTAATCAAGGAGAATGGCTTTCAATTGTTGGGCATAATGGTTCCGGCAAGTCTACGCTGGCTAAACTACTCAACGGGTTGTTATTGCCCAATGAAGGGGCCGTTATCGTTTCAGGCAAGTACTCAACAATGAGCTACGATGATATATGGGAAGTCCGCAGACAAGTAGGAATGGTTTTTCAAAATCCTGATAACCAGTTCGTTGGGACAAGCGTTCAAGATGATATCGCATTCGGACTTGAGAATTTTGGTGTTCCGCGTGAAGAGATGATTAAGCGTATTGATGAGAGTGTGCATAGAGTCGGAATGGAAGCTTTTTTAAATCAGGAACCTCACCAGTTATCCGGTGGTCAGAAGCAAAGGGTTGCTATAGCGGGTATATTGGCGCAAAAACCTTCTGTCATCATTCTGGATGAAGCTACATCTATGCTGGATCCAATAGGAAGAATAGAAGTGATGCAAACCGTTCGGGAACTGAATGAAAAAGAAGGAATTACCGTTATCTCTATTACTCATGATTTAGAGGAAGCGTTAAGTGCAGACAGAGTAGTCGTAATGAAAATGGGTGAAAAAGCAGCTGAAGGTAAGCCTGAAGATATTTTTCAGCAAAGAAAATTATTAGTGTCAGCCGGTCTGGATTTACCGTTTTCACTAAAGTTAAGTGAAGCTCTTCTCCAAGAAGGTGTAGAACTGGATAAAAGTTATTTGACGCAGGAAGAGCTGGTGAATGCAATATGGAAATTAGCATAA